Proteins encoded by one window of Erwinia pyrifoliae DSM 12163:
- a CDS encoding glycosyltransferase family 4 protein, whose protein sequence is MYKLLILIDGISNSGGTDRVASTLSSLLSNHQYEVTLFSLNPGDPFYPVDNKVSIRYPKSSVRILKLLEFIRYAKNMRPDGIMIISMGKLSVQALLLSKLFRIKSRLICCDHVSIETFSTAVRKLKVFCYGLAEKVVVLTHHDKNYLTSSFSLKNVHVVGNMSPFHHENSLNRFDDVFAQKQNRVLAVGRLTYQKNFGRLLDIWKNVNKQGWKLLIVGDGEEKTELLEKIKKYQLEESAEIVSPSKNISEYYRSSGVIAMTSRYEGLPMVLIEAKNYALPAIAFDCKTGPAEIIKDDGYVINYESDNAFTDRLNQLIESNDLRKEFAQTAWHNSVNYGPELILRKWNEILN, encoded by the coding sequence ATGTACAAGTTGTTAATCCTCATTGATGGAATATCCAACAGTGGTGGGACTGACAGGGTAGCCAGTACCTTGTCGAGTTTATTGAGTAACCATCAATATGAAGTGACCCTGTTTTCATTAAATCCAGGCGATCCCTTCTACCCTGTCGATAATAAAGTCTCTATTCGCTATCCGAAATCTTCAGTGCGTATATTAAAGCTGTTAGAGTTTATTCGTTATGCTAAAAATATGCGCCCTGATGGCATAATGATCATCTCAATGGGTAAACTTTCTGTTCAGGCACTCCTGCTGTCAAAGTTATTCCGTATTAAATCCAGGCTTATCTGTTGCGATCACGTTTCGATTGAGACTTTTAGCACTGCTGTGCGTAAGCTAAAGGTATTCTGTTACGGGCTGGCTGAGAAGGTGGTGGTACTGACGCACCATGATAAAAATTATCTTACATCATCGTTTTCGCTAAAAAACGTGCACGTTGTTGGGAACATGTCACCTTTCCATCACGAAAACAGCCTCAATCGCTTTGATGATGTTTTCGCACAGAAGCAGAACAGAGTGCTGGCCGTGGGACGCTTGACTTACCAAAAAAACTTCGGCCGTCTGCTTGATATCTGGAAAAATGTAAATAAACAGGGTTGGAAATTGCTTATTGTCGGTGATGGTGAAGAAAAGACAGAACTACTGGAAAAAATTAAAAAATATCAACTGGAAGAAAGTGCAGAGATAGTTAGCCCAAGCAAAAATATTAGCGAATACTATCGTTCATCTGGCGTTATCGCTATGACTTCACGCTATGAAGGTTTGCCGATGGTTTTAATTGAAGCTAAGAATTATGCCTTACCCGCGATAGCTTTTGATTGTAAAACAGGCCCGGCGGAAATCATTAAAGATGATGGTTATGTCATCAATTATGAAAGTGATAACGCATTTACCGATCGGTTAAATCAGCTTATTGAAAGTAACGACCTGAGAAAAGAATTCGCTCAAACCGCCTGGCATAATTCTGTGAACTATGGGCCTGAGTTAATCTTAAGAAAATGGAATGAAATCCTGAACTAA
- a CDS encoding TerC family protein, protein MFEWIAAPSIWAGLVTLVVLELVLGIDNLVFIAILAEKLPPALRDRARLTGLSLALGMRLLLLAGVSWLSSLTSPLFSLSGHPFSARDIIMLLGGLFLLFKATMELNERLEGKDQADSPQKYGARFWPVVAQIVVLDAVFSLDSVVTAVGMVDQLAVMMAAVIIAICLMLLASKPLTAFVNDHPTIIILCLSFLLMIGFSLVADGFGYAIPKGYLYAAIGFSVIIEALNQLARFNRRRFLSAQYPLRKRTADAVLRLLRGHPDQAELDAETSSLVADHNGRKAIFNKQERMMIARVLAMGQRSVSSIMTTRHDIQHIDLAESPEKILAQLDANQHTRLLITENGDEPLGVVHVIDLLKQALHDRRIDLRVLMRQPLVFPERLPLLPALEQFRSARTHFAFVVDEFGSVEGVVTLSDVMETIAGYLPNESEKTDPRHDIQQHNDGSWTANGHMPLEDLVMHLPLQLSEKRDYHTLAGLLMEHLQRVPLEGEEVEVSGYLFRTLRVASHRVQKVQIIPLPGSL, encoded by the coding sequence ATGTTCGAATGGATCGCCGCCCCGTCAATTTGGGCCGGCCTGGTCACTTTAGTGGTGCTGGAACTGGTGCTGGGCATAGACAACCTGGTGTTTATTGCCATCCTGGCGGAAAAGCTACCACCAGCCTTGCGCGACCGTGCACGCCTGACCGGCTTATCACTGGCATTAGGAATGAGACTGCTGCTGCTGGCTGGCGTATCCTGGCTATCGTCACTGACTTCGCCATTATTCAGCCTGAGCGGGCACCCCTTCAGCGCTCGCGACATCATTATGTTACTGGGGGGTTTATTCCTGCTGTTTAAGGCTACGATGGAACTGAACGAGCGGCTGGAGGGTAAAGATCAGGCGGATAGCCCGCAAAAGTACGGCGCCCGCTTTTGGCCGGTCGTCGCGCAAATCGTGGTGCTTGACGCGGTATTCTCCCTTGACTCCGTGGTCACCGCCGTTGGTATGGTCGACCAGCTTGCCGTGATGATGGCAGCCGTCATTATCGCCATTTGTTTGATGTTGCTGGCCAGCAAGCCGCTAACAGCTTTTGTTAACGATCATCCGACTATCATTATTCTGTGTCTGAGCTTTCTTCTGATGATTGGATTCAGCCTGGTGGCAGACGGCTTTGGCTACGCCATTCCAAAAGGCTATCTGTACGCAGCCATTGGCTTCTCCGTGATTATCGAAGCACTTAATCAGCTGGCCCGATTCAACCGCCGTCGGTTTCTTTCGGCACAATATCCGTTGCGGAAACGCACGGCGGATGCGGTGCTCAGGCTACTGCGTGGGCATCCTGACCAGGCCGAACTGGATGCAGAAACCTCTTCGCTGGTGGCAGATCACAACGGACGTAAAGCCATTTTCAATAAACAGGAACGTATGATGATCGCGCGCGTACTGGCAATGGGTCAGCGTAGCGTAAGCAGCATCATGACCACCCGCCATGATATTCAACATATCGATCTGGCCGAGTCGCCGGAGAAAATCCTGGCACAGCTTGACGCTAACCAGCATACGCGCCTGCTGATAACTGAAAACGGTGACGAGCCGCTGGGAGTCGTGCATGTGATCGATCTGCTGAAGCAGGCACTTCACGATCGTCGCATCGATCTGCGCGTGCTGATGCGCCAGCCGCTGGTCTTTCCTGAAAGGCTGCCCCTGCTGCCGGCACTGGAGCAATTTCGCAGCGCCCGCACCCATTTTGCTTTTGTGGTGGATGAGTTTGGCTCGGTAGAAGGGGTGGTCACGCTCAGTGACGTGATGGAAACCATTGCAGGTTACCTGCCAAACGAAAGTGAGAAAACCGATCCGCGCCATGATATCCAGCAGCATAACGATGGCAGCTGGACGGCAAATGGCCATATGCCGCTGGAAGATCTTGTGATGCACCTGCCGCTACAGCTCAGTGAGAAGCGCGACTATCATACGCTGGCGGGACTGCTGATGGAGCATCTGCAGCGTGTTCCCCTGGAAGGCGAAGAGGTAGAGGTGAGTGGCTATCTGTTTCGCACCTTACGGGTTGCCAGCCACAGGGTGCAGAAGGTGCAGATTATTCCGTTGCCGGGATCGCTCTGA
- a CDS encoding protein-tyrosine-phosphatase (Wzb shows phosphatase activity towards the autophosphorylated Wzc protein, which induces colanic acid biosynthesis; catalyzes the phosphorylation of UDP-glucose dehydrogenase, an enzyme involved in colanic acid biosynthesis): MINSILVVCIGNICRSPTGERLLMAALPEKKIASAGLKAMVGSPADQTASVVADERGVSLQDHVAQQLTADMCRDSDLILVMEKKHIDLVCRINPSVRGKTMLFGHWINQQEIADPYKKSRDAFEAVYGVLENAAQKWVNALSR, translated from the coding sequence ATGATCAATTCAATCTTAGTGGTGTGTATCGGCAATATCTGCCGCTCTCCTACCGGGGAGCGGCTGCTGATGGCCGCATTGCCAGAGAAGAAAATCGCTTCCGCCGGCTTGAAGGCGATGGTAGGAAGCCCGGCTGATCAAACCGCCAGCGTGGTGGCCGATGAACGCGGCGTGTCCCTGCAGGATCATGTAGCACAACAGCTTACGGCAGATATGTGTCGTGACAGCGATCTTATTCTGGTGATGGAAAAAAAACATATCGACCTTGTTTGCCGTATTAACCCGTCAGTACGTGGCAAAACCATGCTGTTTGGACACTGGATCAATCAGCAAGAAATAGCGGACCCCTACAAGAAAAGCCGGGATGCCTTTGAGGCCGTGTATGGAGTTCTTGAAAACGCTGCCCAGAAATGGGTCAACGCATTAAGCCGATAG
- the asmA gene encoding outer membrane assembly protein AsmA yields MKRFITTLAILLVVVVAGMTALVMLVNPNDFRAYMVRQVEQRSGYHLALNGDLRWHVWPQLSILSGPVTLTAPGARQPVVSAANMRLDVNLLPLFSHQLSVKQVMLKGAVIRLTPDSKSLPPVNAPIGPAGSSTFSPTDDVARGWKFDISHLRIADGLLVWQQSNGEQLNVRDLNLALDQNQPRQVHIEISSRINRDQRELQLDLSSELDITDYPQRVKAIVQQSDYQLKGVDLPLAGIQGKAQMKANWESLTGRFSLEDIHLNANDSQLSGTLSGTLGAHPELLANLHIGSLDLDSLLGLSGAMDQDALATEPRSGHAPVIASVPVTDNVHSVLNALDGQLTLAVDQLRWRQMQMNHVLLHAASQQGLLTMNTFKGTGEGGSFSLPGTVDARGAPTKVTLIPELKQIAMSSLLKGFELPDTISGSLSLRGRFSGDGLNVAAFKHQWQGQAELSLDDAQFAGLNLMQMVQRAVENNSAKVRGKSDDGTPNPLHLQGSATLNNGVIAFSRLDASSAMLTYNASGSIDLIKKNLDVLFGVTIAGGWSGDSELVQRLQQLPVPLRVYGPWSAVNYNLKVDQLLRQQVRDEARHRLQKWIKRNPDKSDSSDVKKLINEL; encoded by the coding sequence ATGAAAAGGTTTATTACCACACTTGCGATACTACTGGTCGTGGTGGTTGCCGGAATGACCGCGCTGGTGATGTTGGTGAATCCGAACGATTTTCGCGCCTACATGGTCCGCCAGGTCGAGCAGCGTAGCGGCTATCACCTTGCGCTTAACGGCGATCTGCGTTGGCATGTCTGGCCGCAGCTTAGCATCCTGTCCGGTCCGGTCACCTTGACCGCTCCGGGGGCGCGGCAGCCGGTGGTAAGCGCGGCTAATATGCGTCTTGACGTGAATCTTTTGCCCCTGTTCTCTCACCAACTTTCGGTAAAACAGGTGATGCTGAAAGGCGCGGTAATACGTCTGACGCCGGACAGTAAAAGCCTTCCTCCCGTTAATGCGCCGATCGGCCCTGCCGGCAGCAGCACCTTTTCGCCCACTGATGATGTTGCGCGTGGCTGGAAGTTCGACATTTCCCATTTACGTATTGCTGACGGCCTGCTGGTATGGCAGCAGAGCAACGGCGAGCAGCTTAATGTACGCGATCTGAATCTGGCGCTTGACCAGAACCAGCCGCGCCAGGTGCACATTGAAATCAGTAGCCGCATTAACCGCGACCAGCGCGAACTGCAGTTAGATTTGAGCAGCGAGCTGGATATCACTGATTACCCACAGCGGGTGAAGGCGATCGTTCAGCAGTCAGATTATCAGCTCAAGGGGGTCGATCTACCGCTGGCCGGTATCCAGGGCAAGGCGCAGATGAAAGCCAACTGGGAGAGTCTGACCGGGCGCTTCAGCCTCGAAGACATCCATCTTAACGCCAATGACAGCCAGCTAAGCGGAACCCTGTCGGGGACGCTGGGCGCGCACCCCGAACTGCTGGCTAACCTGCATATCGGCAGTCTCGACCTTGATTCGCTGTTGGGTCTGTCCGGCGCTATGGATCAAGACGCCTTAGCGACTGAACCGCGTAGCGGCCATGCCCCGGTTATCGCCAGCGTACCGGTGACGGACAATGTCCATTCCGTTCTCAATGCTCTGGATGGGCAACTGACGCTGGCAGTGGATCAGCTTCGCTGGCGTCAGATGCAGATGAATCATGTGTTGCTGCACGCTGCCAGCCAGCAGGGTTTGCTGACCATGAACACCTTCAAAGGGACGGGCGAAGGGGGAAGCTTCTCGCTGCCGGGTACGGTGGATGCGCGCGGCGCGCCGACCAAGGTCACTCTGATCCCGGAGCTGAAGCAGATTGCCATGAGTTCGTTGCTGAAAGGATTTGAGCTTCCGGACACCATCAGCGGTTCGTTGTCGCTGCGGGGGCGTTTTAGTGGTGATGGACTGAACGTGGCCGCGTTTAAGCATCAGTGGCAGGGGCAGGCCGAACTGAGTCTTGATGACGCGCAGTTTGCCGGCCTGAATCTGATGCAGATGGTTCAGCGCGCGGTAGAAAATAATAGCGCTAAGGTGCGTGGAAAGAGCGACGACGGCACGCCAAATCCGCTACATCTCCAGGGAAGCGCTACCCTGAATAATGGCGTGATTGCTTTCTCCCGGCTTGACGCCAGCTCGGCGATGCTCACCTACAACGCCAGCGGCAGCATCGATTTAATTAAGAAAAATTTAGACGTGCTGTTTGGCGTGACGATCGCCGGAGGCTGGAGCGGGGACAGCGAGCTGGTGCAGCGTTTGCAGCAACTGCCGGTGCCCCTGAGGGTTTACGGGCCGTGGTCGGCTGTTAATTACAACTTGAAAGTGGACCAGCTGCTGCGCCAGCAGGTGCGTGACGAAGCGCGGCATCGCCTGCAAAAATGGATCAAGCGTAACCCTGACAAGTCTGATAGCAGTGACGTTAAAAAGTTGATCAACGAGCTTTGA
- the wbaP gene encoding undecaprenyl-phosphate galactose phosphotransferase WbaP gives MREIEFTFKGLLIRLSLALSDLIFFNVALALAIVLINGFSGETLTGIPQHELDLKIATHILLSVVCVGWFWVRLRHYTYRKPFWFELKEVLRTILIFSIVDLSVSALSKWELSRWIWILTWILSMALVPVGRACVKRLLNRKKLWKKQSIILGSGDNAQEAWQALQSEEMMGFDVVAFYDVDGSQTALELFGVPVLKEESQLWALVDSDTQFIVAVEYEQSQSRDWWLKNLATHNCRSVSVIPSLRGVPLYGTDMAYIFSHEVMILRVSNNLAKHSSRFLKRTFDLVGALGIITLLLPALVVLIFMVSRDGGAPIYGHERVGRDGRKFKCLKFRSMVVNSKEVLEEVLRNDPVARAEWDEDFKLKNDPRITRIGHFIRKTSLDELPQLWNVVRGEMSLVGPRPVIEAELERYAGDVDYYFMAKPGMTGLWQVSGRNDVSYETRVYFDSWYVKNWSLWNDIAILFKTIGVVLKRDGAY, from the coding sequence ATGCGCGAAATTGAATTCACCTTTAAAGGGTTGTTAATCAGATTGTCACTGGCCCTGTCAGATCTCATCTTTTTTAATGTAGCATTGGCACTCGCCATCGTGCTGATTAATGGCTTTTCAGGTGAAACTCTTACGGGGATTCCGCAACACGAATTAGATCTAAAAATAGCGACACACATTTTGCTGTCGGTGGTCTGTGTCGGCTGGTTTTGGGTGCGGTTACGTCACTACACTTATCGAAAACCTTTCTGGTTTGAGCTGAAAGAAGTATTAAGAACAATCTTGATATTTTCAATTGTTGACCTTTCTGTTAGTGCGTTATCTAAATGGGAACTTTCTCGCTGGATCTGGATATTAACCTGGATCCTGTCCATGGCGTTGGTTCCTGTTGGGCGTGCCTGCGTCAAACGTCTGTTAAATCGTAAAAAGCTATGGAAGAAGCAGTCAATCATTCTTGGCAGTGGGGATAATGCGCAAGAAGCCTGGCAGGCTTTGCAAAGCGAAGAGATGATGGGGTTTGATGTGGTTGCCTTCTACGATGTTGACGGGAGCCAGACCGCCCTTGAACTGTTTGGGGTTCCAGTCCTGAAAGAGGAATCGCAGCTGTGGGCATTGGTAGACAGCGATACGCAGTTTATCGTGGCGGTTGAATATGAGCAGAGTCAGTCGCGTGACTGGTGGCTAAAAAATCTGGCTACCCACAATTGCCGCTCGGTTTCGGTGATCCCTTCTTTACGCGGCGTTCCGCTTTATGGCACGGATATGGCCTATATCTTTAGCCATGAAGTGATGATCCTGAGGGTCAGTAATAATCTCGCTAAACACAGTTCACGCTTTCTGAAACGTACCTTCGATCTTGTTGGCGCGCTGGGCATTATCACCTTGCTGCTACCCGCATTAGTCGTATTGATTTTTATGGTTTCACGCGACGGAGGGGCACCTATTTATGGCCATGAACGCGTCGGTCGTGACGGTCGCAAATTCAAGTGTCTCAAGTTCCGCTCGATGGTGGTGAATTCCAAAGAGGTGCTGGAAGAGGTGCTGCGTAACGATCCGGTCGCGCGTGCCGAATGGGATGAAGACTTTAAGCTGAAAAACGACCCGCGTATTACTCGCATCGGCCATTTTATTCGTAAAACCAGTCTTGATGAACTGCCGCAATTATGGAACGTGGTACGGGGTGAAATGAGTCTGGTCGGGCCACGACCGGTGATTGAAGCCGAGCTTGAACGCTATGCGGGCGATGTTGATTACTATTTTATGGCTAAGCCAGGCATGACCGGATTGTGGCAGGTGAGTGGGCGTAACGATGTGAGTTATGAAACCCGCGTTTATTTCGACTCATGGTACGTAAAGAACTGGTCACTTTGGAACGATATCGCCATTTTGTTCAAAACGATTGGGGTGGTTCTGAAACGTGATGGCGCTTACTAA
- a CDS encoding polysaccharide biosynthesis tyrosine autokinase has protein sequence MKSNSKEPSANGGEAIRFELAHLVGQLIDHRWMILAVSVLFTLMGTLYSLFATPIYSADAMVQVEQKNANTVLNDLSQMMPNAQPASAAEIEIITSRMVLGKTVADLGLDALVQQDHFPLIGAGLSRIMGKKAQQIAVSRLTVPAFWDKRELSVEVNGPDSYTVSKDDNELFKGKVGQFEQHGDVSMLVSHIDADAGTRFTVSKLSTLQAIKMIGNNLVVADMGKDTGVLGLTYSGEDPLQISRVLDQVINNYLYQNIARKSEEAEKSIQFLAQQLPEVRGKLDQAEDKLNVFRRQHDSVDMSLEAKSALDSSVSIQTQLNELTFREAEVSQLFKKDHPTYRALLEKRQTLENQQKQLNGKISQMPQTQQEIVRLTRDVQAGQEIYMQLLSRQQELNISKASTVGDVRIIDHAETAAKPVAPKNLIIVAASLIVGLMVSVGLVLLKALFHHGIDNPEQLEELGLSVYASVPLSEWQRKKDQEVQLKRKLAAKVDPHHRLLALGNPTDLSIEAIRSLRTSLHFAMMDAENNILMVTGASPGIGKTFICANLATLVAKTGEKVLFIDGDMRRGYTHDLLGAESKTGLSDILSGKLPFSTDLVQRGDYGFDFIARGQVPPNPSELLMHSRMKELVDWASKNYDLVLIDTPPILAVTDASIIGKLAGTSLMVARFETNTVKEVEISYKRFIQNGIEIKGIILNAVVRKSANNYGYGYDYYDYSYKQGEKS, from the coding sequence ATGAAATCAAATAGTAAGGAACCGTCAGCGAACGGTGGCGAGGCGATCAGATTCGAACTGGCGCACCTTGTGGGACAACTTATTGATCATCGTTGGATGATCTTGGCAGTGTCAGTACTGTTTACGTTAATGGGCACGCTATACAGTTTGTTTGCGACGCCAATTTACAGTGCAGACGCGATGGTGCAGGTTGAGCAAAAGAATGCCAACACGGTACTTAATGACCTTTCTCAGATGATGCCGAACGCGCAACCCGCTTCTGCCGCCGAAATAGAAATTATTACCTCGCGTATGGTTTTGGGCAAAACGGTGGCTGACCTCGGCCTTGATGCGCTGGTACAGCAGGACCACTTCCCGCTGATAGGCGCTGGCCTGTCGCGCATTATGGGAAAAAAAGCGCAACAGATAGCTGTTTCACGTCTCACTGTTCCGGCTTTCTGGGATAAGCGTGAGCTTAGCGTAGAAGTGAACGGGCCGGATAGTTACACCGTCAGCAAAGATGACAATGAGCTATTTAAAGGTAAAGTCGGTCAGTTCGAGCAGCACGGTGATGTCAGCATGCTGGTTAGCCATATTGATGCTGATGCAGGTACCCGTTTCACCGTCAGCAAACTGAGCACCCTGCAAGCGATCAAAATGATCGGCAACAATCTGGTTGTGGCCGATATGGGTAAAGATACCGGCGTTTTAGGGTTGACCTATAGCGGTGAGGATCCGCTGCAGATAAGCCGAGTGCTGGACCAGGTCATTAATAACTATCTGTACCAGAACATCGCGCGCAAATCTGAAGAAGCCGAAAAAAGCATCCAGTTTCTTGCCCAACAGCTGCCGGAAGTACGCGGTAAGTTGGATCAGGCTGAAGATAAACTCAACGTCTTCCGCCGTCAGCATGACTCGGTCGATATGTCACTGGAAGCTAAGTCTGCCCTTGATTCTTCGGTCAGCATTCAGACACAGCTGAACGAGTTAACCTTCCGGGAAGCGGAAGTATCCCAGTTGTTCAAAAAGGATCACCCGACCTATCGCGCCCTGCTGGAAAAACGGCAAACGCTGGAAAACCAGCAGAAACAGCTGAATGGTAAAATCAGCCAGATGCCGCAAACCCAGCAGGAGATTGTTCGTTTAACGCGTGATGTGCAGGCGGGGCAGGAGATATATATGCAGCTGCTGAGTCGTCAGCAGGAGTTGAATATCAGTAAGGCCAGCACCGTAGGTGATGTCCGAATCATCGATCATGCGGAAACCGCCGCAAAACCCGTTGCCCCGAAAAACCTGATAATCGTTGCCGCCAGTTTGATCGTCGGGCTGATGGTGTCTGTCGGATTAGTCCTGTTGAAAGCGCTGTTCCATCATGGGATTGATAATCCTGAGCAGCTGGAAGAGCTGGGTTTAAGCGTCTATGCCAGCGTGCCGCTTTCCGAATGGCAGCGTAAGAAAGATCAGGAGGTGCAGCTGAAACGAAAACTGGCCGCAAAAGTTGATCCGCATCACAGGTTACTGGCGTTGGGTAACCCTACTGACCTGTCAATTGAAGCGATCCGCAGTCTGCGCACCAGTTTACATTTTGCGATGATGGATGCCGAAAATAACATTTTAATGGTCACTGGTGCCAGTCCGGGGATTGGTAAGACCTTTATCTGCGCCAACCTGGCGACGCTGGTTGCGAAAACCGGCGAGAAAGTGCTGTTTATTGATGGTGACATGCGACGTGGCTACACCCACGATCTGCTCGGCGCGGAAAGCAAAACCGGCTTGTCAGACATTCTGTCTGGAAAACTTCCCTTCAGTACCGATCTGGTGCAGCGTGGAGATTACGGTTTTGATTTTATCGCCCGAGGTCAGGTGCCGCCCAATCCATCTGAACTGTTGATGCACAGCCGCATGAAAGAGTTGGTTGACTGGGCCAGTAAAAATTACGACCTGGTGCTGATTGATACCCCACCGATTCTGGCCGTAACCGACGCCTCGATCATTGGCAAGCTGGCTGGCACTTCACTGATGGTGGCGCGCTTTGAAACCAACACCGTCAAGGAAGTTGAAATCAGTTACAAACGCTTTATTCAGAACGGCATCGAAATTAAAGGGATTATCCTCAATGCCGTAGTGCGTAAGTCAGCGAATAACTATGGTTATGGTTACGACTATTACGACTACAGCTACAAACAGGGTGAGAAAAGCTAG
- a CDS encoding EpsG family protein: protein MAIYWIVSYSILVFCFFELAMINQASKAETKLLINYFFLIGVLALILFAGMRGPDSGMDDSQYVGFFHDFSRQTGMTGYQAVADIYRYENFFMLLAWLASCFTHESYFFLLFISFIAVSTNAWVYKKYSPLILCSLCLYSAHLFINKDMNQIRFGLCSAFAIAFICSLVARNYLLSLLFIILSTQSHSTGYTIVMIIPFFFIRERKYLPLIVVFASIPLGIIGGKKLFLDSLGIVPVLGERAASYSGTNFDTTSPVFGLANLKNIAFIGAFTLYYFRNGIMKEDRFVYILLVAYSIGAAVRITFSDFSIFGGRVGNLFLHTEPLLFAFLMLRIRNLLLNFIMLFSITTYYLAYNTVLSAQSILGYSVAPLFRIFS from the coding sequence ATGGCTATATATTGGATAGTTAGCTACAGCATTCTCGTTTTTTGCTTTTTTGAACTGGCGATGATTAATCAGGCCAGCAAAGCAGAAACGAAATTATTGATTAACTATTTCTTTCTGATAGGGGTGTTGGCGCTAATTTTGTTCGCTGGAATGCGCGGGCCAGATTCCGGTATGGATGATTCACAATATGTTGGATTTTTCCATGATTTTTCCCGTCAAACGGGCATGACCGGCTATCAGGCGGTAGCAGATATCTATCGCTATGAGAATTTTTTCATGTTGCTGGCGTGGTTAGCATCGTGCTTCACCCATGAGAGCTACTTCTTCCTGTTGTTTATCAGTTTTATCGCGGTGTCGACCAACGCCTGGGTTTATAAAAAATATTCGCCGCTGATCCTGTGCTCTCTGTGCCTTTACTCGGCACATCTGTTCATCAACAAGGATATGAATCAAATCCGTTTCGGATTATGTAGTGCGTTTGCTATTGCCTTTATATGTAGTCTGGTGGCGCGTAACTATTTACTCTCATTACTTTTTATTATTCTTAGTACCCAGTCTCACTCCACCGGGTATACCATCGTTATGATTATTCCTTTCTTTTTCATTCGGGAGCGTAAGTACTTGCCGCTGATAGTGGTTTTTGCATCTATCCCGTTGGGCATTATCGGTGGTAAAAAACTGTTCCTTGACTCTCTCGGAATAGTCCCAGTGTTGGGGGAGCGCGCTGCAAGCTACAGCGGAACCAATTTTGATACAACTTCCCCGGTATTCGGCCTGGCGAACCTGAAAAATATTGCATTTATTGGTGCTTTTACACTTTATTATTTCCGTAACGGAATCATGAAGGAAGACCGTTTTGTCTATATCCTTCTGGTTGCTTACAGCATAGGTGCTGCGGTACGCATCACTTTCTCTGATTTCAGTATTTTTGGTGGCAGGGTTGGTAACCTTTTTCTTCATACGGAACCGCTGTTATTTGCATTCCTGATGCTACGTATACGTAATTTATTACTGAACTTCATTATGTTGTTTTCCATTACGACTTATTATCTTGCTTATAACACGGTACTTTCTGCTCAGTCGATTCTGGGGTACAGCGTTGCGCCATTATTCAGGATTTTTAGCTAA
- a CDS encoding glycosyltransferase family 2 protein, with amino-acid sequence MKDISFSIVIPAYNASESIITTLDCLNEQSYKKFDVIIVDDKSADAQKLAEVVRSERYRGLNINLVLSEIKLNGAGARNRGIDLATGDYVCFLDADDEWHKDKLQQNLSLIERLEGQGNRRFIIYSQVNIIQDGSFLKVMPLKPVGEHESIAEYLFGCYGFIQTSTIVLKREDAAEIRFDERYIRHQDYDLCIRADKLGFNFVMIDKPLANYHMVTQFGSKHKGESVKYSLFWLDAMKPYLTRRDVHTYKAYKLPLRYKMDGKPLQASLSFARYFFLTNKDNRTDFLKRLMNKLRARLGGM; translated from the coding sequence ATGAAGGATATCTCCTTTTCGATTGTCATACCTGCATATAATGCATCAGAATCAATTATCACCACGCTTGATTGTCTGAACGAGCAAAGCTATAAAAAGTTTGACGTAATTATTGTCGATGATAAATCTGCCGATGCGCAAAAACTCGCGGAAGTGGTGAGAAGTGAACGCTACAGAGGATTAAACATCAATTTAGTACTCTCTGAGATAAAACTTAACGGGGCGGGTGCCAGAAACCGGGGTATCGACCTTGCTACCGGGGACTATGTCTGTTTTCTCGATGCCGACGATGAATGGCATAAAGATAAATTGCAACAGAACTTGAGTCTGATTGAACGGCTGGAAGGGCAGGGCAATCGGCGCTTTATTATTTATAGTCAGGTCAACATTATTCAGGATGGCAGCTTCCTTAAAGTCATGCCGCTAAAGCCGGTCGGTGAACATGAATCGATAGCCGAATATCTTTTTGGCTGCTACGGGTTTATCCAGACCAGTACCATCGTGCTAAAGCGTGAAGATGCGGCTGAAATCCGTTTTGATGAAAGGTACATCCGCCATCAGGATTACGATTTATGCATCCGTGCCGACAAATTGGGCTTTAATTTCGTGATGATAGACAAGCCGCTGGCTAATTATCATATGGTGACTCAATTTGGATCGAAGCATAAAGGGGAATCGGTTAAGTATTCTCTGTTCTGGCTGGACGCAATGAAGCCGTATCTCACCAGGCGTGATGTTCATACCTATAAAGCCTATAAGTTACCGCTGCGTTATAAGATGGACGGTAAACCATTGCAGGCCAGCCTAAGCTTTGCCCGCTACTTTTTCTTGACCAATAAAGATAACCGCACCGACTTCCTCAAGCGCCTTATGAATAAATTACGGGCGCGTTTGGGAGGAATGTAG